Proteins encoded together in one Sceloporus undulatus isolate JIND9_A2432 ecotype Alabama chromosome 4, SceUnd_v1.1, whole genome shotgun sequence window:
- the TOE1 gene encoding target of EGR1 protein 1, with product MASLKVPVIDVQNDNFKELWPSMLLAIQTSSFIAIDTELSGLGSRKSLLNQCIEERYKAVCSAARTRSILSLGIACFKQLPDKTENTYLSQIYNLTLLCMEDYIIEPQSVQFLVQHGFDFNKQYSQGIPYQRGNDKGNENRSQTVRTFFLELIRARKPLILHNGLIDLVFLYQCFYAHLPDNLGTFTADLSEMFPAGIYDTKYASEFETRFVASYLEYAYKKCKRENCRLKDSKKQHLTIEFCSYPASISSYIDYRFCSLSDTTQPGKDTANKVAICQTFSAYGWCPDGLKCSQSHNIDLIITEDENHKEEKRKKRKQKWKRRKNTAEPLKKPDLGRPEKDGEESLNMEDGPPSKQSCPSSTDATVDGAGTEAASSNEETFMDFERELGSDSAADAIMDEQINARDSEGIMSSPSKDGQYEGLAGTEGLGPKVEVESALAVDSLPGTENPVAPLTSCSEGGIHRAGFDAFMTGYVMAYVHMLKNDEHRDLNEGPWLPDCHNKLYLSGKSVPLQIVKSLFAKSSKAHSQKMKLAWDSR from the exons ATGGCTTCCTTGAAGGTACCAGTCATCGATGTCCAGAATGATAATTTCAAAGAACTCTGGCCATCTATGCTCCTGGCCATCCAAACATCTAGCTTTATAGCAATCGACACG GAACTTAGTGGGCTTGGATCAAGGAAGAGTTTGTTGAACCA GTGTATTGAAGAACGCTATAAAGCTGTGTGTAGTGCTGCCAGAACACGCTCCATTTTATCTCTTGGAATTGCTTGTTTCAAGCAGCTTCCTGACAAG ACAGAGAACACATACCTTTCACAGATCTACAACCTGACCTTGCTCTGCATGGAGGATTATATAATTGAACCACAGTCAGTTCAGTTCCTGGTACAACATGGCTTTGACTTTAACAAGCAATATTCCCAGGGGATTCCGTATCAGAGGGGCAATGACAAG GGAAATGAAAATCGGAGCCAAACTGTCCGTACTTTTTTCCTGGAACTGATTCGAGCCCGGAAGCCCCTCATCCTGCATAATGGCCTAATTGATTTGGTCTTCTTGTACCAGTGTTTCTATGCTCACTTACCTGATAACTTGGGTACCTTTACTGCAGATCTTTCAGAGATGTTTCCAGCTGGCATCTATGACACCAAATATGCTTCTGAGTTTGAGACACGTTTTGTGGCCTCTTACTTAGAGTATGCCTACAAAAAGTG CAAGCGAGAGAATTGCAGATTGAAAGACTCAAAAAAGCAGCATCTCACCATAGAGTTCTGCAGCTACCCTGCCAGCATATCTTCCTATATTGACTACCGCTTCTGTTCTCTGTCTGACACTACCCAACCTGGAAAAGACACTGCAAATAAAGTTGCTATCTGCCAGACATTTTCT GCTTATGGCTGGTGTCCAGATGGACTGAAGTGTTCACAATCTCACAACATTGATCTAATAATTACTGAAGATGAAAACCacaaagaggagaagaggaagaaaaggaagcagaaatgGAAGAGACGGAAGAATACTGCAGAACCTTTGAAAAAACCTGATTTGGGAAGACCTGAGAAGGATGGGGAAGAGTCTTTGAATATGGAAGATGGTCCACCCTCCAAGCAATCCTGTCCTAGCAGCACTGATGCTACAGTAGATGGTGCAGGCACAGAAGCTGCCTCCAGCAATGAGGAGACTTTTATGGATTTTGAACGAGAACTAGGTTCTGACAGTGCAGCTGATGCCATAATGGATGAACAAATCAATGCCAGAGACAGTGAGGGCATCATGTCCTCACCATCCAAAGATGGCCAGTATGAGGGGTTAGCAGGGACTGAAGGTTTAGGGCCCAAAGTTGAAGTAGAGAGTGCACTGGCAGTGGACTCCTTGCCTGGCACAGAGAACCCAGTAGCACCTCTAACTAGCTGTTCAGAGGGAGGCATTCACAGGGCTGGGTTTGATGCCTTCATGACGGGTTACGTAATGGCATATGTACATATGCTGAAGAATGATGAACACAGAGACTTAAATGAAGGACCTTGGTTGCCAgactgtcacaacaaactatatctCAGTGGAAAATCTGTGCCACTTCAAATTGTAAAAAGTTTGTTTGCAAAATCCTCCAAAGCCCACAGCCAGAAGATGAAATTGGCCTGGGACAGTAGGTAG
- the MUTYH gene encoding adenine DNA glycosylase isoform X2, producing MSKRRLSAHCKLGMQQNIGKQQKSPKKYEDDVTLCKGVPSQHSLCHTFSDAAEIKDFRKRLLTWYNKCKRDLPWRKMATSEADADRRAYAVWVSEIMLQQTQVASVISYYNRWMQKWPTLQELAEASLEEVNELWAGLGYYSRGKRLQEGACKVTGVVDGNVIRVLCRARTIGADPTSTAVADRLWALAHTLVDPAHPGDFNQAVMELGATVCTPKTPLCIECPVKQHCRAYHRAEKDLKVSAERLLGKPASKYSQLTDVEECANTTGSCSLCLPPSEPWDPSLGVANFPRKTTKKKPRIEHTATCVLQRRCIGGEPEYLIVQRPSSGLLAGLWEFPSLLLEPGQEKQPKSVLADHLQTWVGSDMAVGHLQHVGEVLHIFSHIRQTYVIYFLNLNKDERNWDREVELPASRWVTKTEFESSAISTAMKKILKAYEAWSSKISSDKVVKRKRDLKSEERSSCKRQLSLDSFFATDPKN from the exons ATGAGTAAGCGTCGGTTATCAGCACACTGCAAGCTGGGAATGCAGCAGAACATTGGAAAGCAACAGAAATCACCAAAGAAATATGAAGATGATGTTACACTCTGCAAAG GAGTGCCCAGTCAACACTCTTTATGCCATACCTTCAGTGATGCAGCTGAGATCAAAGATTTCCGTAAGAGGTTACTCACCTGGTACAATAAATGTAAACGAGACCTTCCCTGGAGGAAAATG GCTACAAGTGAAGCAGATGCTGACAGACGAGCCTATGCTG TGTGGGTATCAGAGATCATGCTCCAGCAGACCCAAGTGGCTTCTGTGATCAGCTACTACAATCGCTGGATGCAG AAATGGCCAACTTTGCAGGAGCTCGCCGAGGCATCACTAGAG GAGGTGAACGAGCTATGGGCTGGGCTTGGCTACTATTCCCGAGGGAAGCGGCTCCAGGAAGGTGCGTGTAAG GTTACAGGTGTGGTGGATGGGAACGTAATTCGAGTCTTGTGCCGTGCACGAACCATTGGTGCTGACCCCACAAGTACAGCTGTTGCTGACAGACTTTG GGCTTTAGCACACACTCTGGTGGATCCAGCTCATCCAGGTGATTTTAATCAAGCAGTGATGGAATTGGGAGCAACTGTGTGTACCCCCAAAACACCATTATGCATTGAGTGTCCAGTGAAGCAGCACTGCAGAGCTTATCATAGA GCGGAGAAGGATTTGAAAGTTTCTGCCGAAAGACTGCTAGGAAAACCTGCCTCAAAGTACTCCCAGTTGACAGATGTGGAAGAATGTG CCAACACCACAGGGAGTTGCTCCCTCTGCCTACCTCCTTCAGAGCCATGGGATCCCAGTCTTGGTGTAGCCAATTTCCCTAGAAAGACTACTAAGAAGAAGCCTAGAATAGAACACACAGCCACATGTGTGCTGCAACGGAGATGCATTGGTGGGGAACCAGAGTACCTTATTGTGCAGAGACCCAGCTCAG GTCTGTTGGCAGGGCTGTGGGAGTTTCCTAGCCTCCTACTTGAGCCAGGGCAAGAGAAGCAACCAAAATCAGTGCTAGCAGATCACCTCCAGACTTGGGTTGGCAGCGACATGGCGGTGGGGCATCTGCAGCATGTTGGGGAG GTCCTCCATATTTTCTCCCATATCCGCCAAACATATGTGATCTATTTCTTGAACCTGAATAAAgatgagagaaactgggacagggAGGTGGAGCTGCCAGCATCCCGATGGGTGACCAAAACAGAATTTGAGAGTTCAGCCATCTCAACAGCCATGAAAAAG ATCTTGAAAGCCTATGAAGCATGGAGCTCTAAAATCAGTTCTGACAAG GTTGTTAAGCGGAAACGAGACTTAAAATCTGAAGAACGCAGTTCTTGTAAAAGGCAGCTTTCTCTGGATTCCTTCTTTGCAACAGATCCCAAAAACTGA
- the MUTYH gene encoding adenine DNA glycosylase isoform X3 yields the protein MSKRRLSAHCKLGMQQNIGKQQKSPKKYEDDVTLCKGVPSQHSLCHTFSDAAEIKDFRKRLLTWYNKCKRDLPWRKMATSEADADRRAYAVWVSEIMLQQTQVASVISYYNRWMQKWPTLQELAEASLEEVNELWAGLGYYSRGKRLQEGACKVVSQMAGHMPRTAEELQKLLPGVGKYTAGAIASIAFGQAEKDLKVSAERLLGKPASKYSQLTDVEECANTTGSCSLCLPPSEPWDPSLGVANFPRKTTKKKPRIEHTATCVLQRRCIGGEPEYLIVQRPSSGLLAGLWEFPSLLLEPGQEKQPKSVLADHLQTWVGSDMAVGHLQHVGEVLHIFSHIRQTYVIYFLNLNKDERNWDREVELPASRWVTKTEFESSAISTAMKKILKAYEAWSSKISSDKVVKRKRDLKSEERSSCKRQLSLDSFFATDPKN from the exons ATGAGTAAGCGTCGGTTATCAGCACACTGCAAGCTGGGAATGCAGCAGAACATTGGAAAGCAACAGAAATCACCAAAGAAATATGAAGATGATGTTACACTCTGCAAAG GAGTGCCCAGTCAACACTCTTTATGCCATACCTTCAGTGATGCAGCTGAGATCAAAGATTTCCGTAAGAGGTTACTCACCTGGTACAATAAATGTAAACGAGACCTTCCCTGGAGGAAAATG GCTACAAGTGAAGCAGATGCTGACAGACGAGCCTATGCTG TGTGGGTATCAGAGATCATGCTCCAGCAGACCCAAGTGGCTTCTGTGATCAGCTACTACAATCGCTGGATGCAG AAATGGCCAACTTTGCAGGAGCTCGCCGAGGCATCACTAGAG GAGGTGAACGAGCTATGGGCTGGGCTTGGCTACTATTCCCGAGGGAAGCGGCTCCAGGAAGGTGCGTGTAAG GTGGTGTCACAGATGGCAGGTCATATGCCCAGGACAGCAGAGGAACTGCAAAAGTTGTTGCCAGGAGTAGGGAAGTACACTGCAGGAGCTATAGCATCCATCGCATTTGGCCAG GCGGAGAAGGATTTGAAAGTTTCTGCCGAAAGACTGCTAGGAAAACCTGCCTCAAAGTACTCCCAGTTGACAGATGTGGAAGAATGTG CCAACACCACAGGGAGTTGCTCCCTCTGCCTACCTCCTTCAGAGCCATGGGATCCCAGTCTTGGTGTAGCCAATTTCCCTAGAAAGACTACTAAGAAGAAGCCTAGAATAGAACACACAGCCACATGTGTGCTGCAACGGAGATGCATTGGTGGGGAACCAGAGTACCTTATTGTGCAGAGACCCAGCTCAG GTCTGTTGGCAGGGCTGTGGGAGTTTCCTAGCCTCCTACTTGAGCCAGGGCAAGAGAAGCAACCAAAATCAGTGCTAGCAGATCACCTCCAGACTTGGGTTGGCAGCGACATGGCGGTGGGGCATCTGCAGCATGTTGGGGAG GTCCTCCATATTTTCTCCCATATCCGCCAAACATATGTGATCTATTTCTTGAACCTGAATAAAgatgagagaaactgggacagggAGGTGGAGCTGCCAGCATCCCGATGGGTGACCAAAACAGAATTTGAGAGTTCAGCCATCTCAACAGCCATGAAAAAG ATCTTGAAAGCCTATGAAGCATGGAGCTCTAAAATCAGTTCTGACAAG GTTGTTAAGCGGAAACGAGACTTAAAATCTGAAGAACGCAGTTCTTGTAAAAGGCAGCTTTCTCTGGATTCCTTCTTTGCAACAGATCCCAAAAACTGA
- the MUTYH gene encoding adenine DNA glycosylase isoform X4: MLQQTQVASVISYYNRWMQKWPTLQELAEASLEEVNELWAGLGYYSRGKRLQEGACKVVSQMAGHMPRTAEELQKLLPGVGKYTAGAIASIAFGQVTGVVDGNVIRVLCRARTIGADPTSTAVADRLWALAHTLVDPAHPGDFNQAVMELGATVCTPKTPLCIECPVKQHCRAYHRAEKDLKVSAERLLGKPASKYSQLTDVEECANTTGSCSLCLPPSEPWDPSLGVANFPRKTTKKKPRIEHTATCVLQRRCIGGEPEYLIVQRPSSGLLAGLWEFPSLLLEPGQEKQPKSVLADHLQTWVGSDMAVGHLQHVGEVLHIFSHIRQTYVIYFLNLNKDERNWDREVELPASRWVTKTEFESSAISTAMKKILKAYEAWSSKISSDKVVKRKRDLKSEERSSCKRQLSLDSFFATDPKN, translated from the exons ATGCTCCAGCAGACCCAAGTGGCTTCTGTGATCAGCTACTACAATCGCTGGATGCAG AAATGGCCAACTTTGCAGGAGCTCGCCGAGGCATCACTAGAG GAGGTGAACGAGCTATGGGCTGGGCTTGGCTACTATTCCCGAGGGAAGCGGCTCCAGGAAGGTGCGTGTAAG GTGGTGTCACAGATGGCAGGTCATATGCCCAGGACAGCAGAGGAACTGCAAAAGTTGTTGCCAGGAGTAGGGAAGTACACTGCAGGAGCTATAGCATCCATCGCATTTGGCCAG GTTACAGGTGTGGTGGATGGGAACGTAATTCGAGTCTTGTGCCGTGCACGAACCATTGGTGCTGACCCCACAAGTACAGCTGTTGCTGACAGACTTTG GGCTTTAGCACACACTCTGGTGGATCCAGCTCATCCAGGTGATTTTAATCAAGCAGTGATGGAATTGGGAGCAACTGTGTGTACCCCCAAAACACCATTATGCATTGAGTGTCCAGTGAAGCAGCACTGCAGAGCTTATCATAGA GCGGAGAAGGATTTGAAAGTTTCTGCCGAAAGACTGCTAGGAAAACCTGCCTCAAAGTACTCCCAGTTGACAGATGTGGAAGAATGTG CCAACACCACAGGGAGTTGCTCCCTCTGCCTACCTCCTTCAGAGCCATGGGATCCCAGTCTTGGTGTAGCCAATTTCCCTAGAAAGACTACTAAGAAGAAGCCTAGAATAGAACACACAGCCACATGTGTGCTGCAACGGAGATGCATTGGTGGGGAACCAGAGTACCTTATTGTGCAGAGACCCAGCTCAG GTCTGTTGGCAGGGCTGTGGGAGTTTCCTAGCCTCCTACTTGAGCCAGGGCAAGAGAAGCAACCAAAATCAGTGCTAGCAGATCACCTCCAGACTTGGGTTGGCAGCGACATGGCGGTGGGGCATCTGCAGCATGTTGGGGAG GTCCTCCATATTTTCTCCCATATCCGCCAAACATATGTGATCTATTTCTTGAACCTGAATAAAgatgagagaaactgggacagggAGGTGGAGCTGCCAGCATCCCGATGGGTGACCAAAACAGAATTTGAGAGTTCAGCCATCTCAACAGCCATGAAAAAG ATCTTGAAAGCCTATGAAGCATGGAGCTCTAAAATCAGTTCTGACAAG GTTGTTAAGCGGAAACGAGACTTAAAATCTGAAGAACGCAGTTCTTGTAAAAGGCAGCTTTCTCTGGATTCCTTCTTTGCAACAGATCCCAAAAACTGA
- the HPDL gene encoding 4-hydroxyphenylpyruvate dioxygenase-like protein, whose protein sequence is MALLNRLCYIGLHVLEKQQLANDLVSKFGFELFATRETEWSRQLALRRGDAIFVVNEKREQVPGEFPSEPSPEQSRDSGILYDVDLQYAVSTVSNICFETEDVSGISLSLQKHGCQILIPPTTIADEDGCVIYSVVKSIVGNISHTLLDRSQYCGPFLPGFQVEKDALKKFQQPGEITHFDHITYVCPQGSTQAVLDWYKNCFDFQRFLVHKQDDAIEGYVIQGAGVGLRLIAMQYSRRGLNLLDHDCKFILAESLPEQRHNQVDTFLEQHGGAGIQHVALYTTDIVSTAAVMAKSGVNFVKTPLAYYTDKRKEQEIQQTGQDLQLLKNHGILLDAEVGGEGDNNDSAVLRKPYLMQIFTKPLFREDTFFLELIERCGATGFGGGNVRALWKAVQNYMGQK, encoded by the coding sequence ATGGCTCTTCTGAACCGCTTATGCTACATTGGGCTCCATGTTCTGGAGAAGCAACAGCTAGCCAATGACCTGGTGAGTAAGTTTGGCTTTGAGTTGTTTGCAACACGGGAAACAGAATGGAGCAGGCAGCTGGCCTTGCGAAGAGGGGATGCAATTTTTGTTGTCAATGAAAAACGGGAGCAGGTGCCAGGAGAATTTCCATCTGAACCATCTCCAGAACAATCCAGGGATAGTGGGATCCTCTATGATGTGGATCTACAGTATGCAGTCAGCACAGTCTCCAACatttgttttgaaacagaggATGTATCTGGCATCTCCCTGAGTCTGCAGAAACATGGCTGCCAGATCCTTATCCCTCCCACCACCATCGCAGATGAAGACGGCTGTGTCATTTATTCTGTGGTGAAATCTATTGTGGGTAACATCAGCCACACTCTACTTGACCGATCACAGTATTGTGGACCATTCTTGCCTGGCTTCCAGGTTGAGAAGGATGCCCTCAAGAAGTTCCAGCAACCTGGGGAGATCACGCACTTTGACCACATCACTTATGTTTGCCCACAAGGTAGTACACAAGCTGTATTGGATTGGTACAAGAACTGCTTTGATTTCCAGCGTTTCTTGGTCCACAAGCAAGATGATGCTATAGAGGGCTATGTAATCCAGGGGGCTGGTGTGGGTCTGCGTCTCATTGCCATGCAGTACAGCAGGAGGGGCTTGAATTTGCTTGACCATGACTGTAAATTTATTCTGGCAGAGTCTTTGCCAGAGCAAAGACACAACCAGGTGGATACTTTCTTAGAGCAGCATGGTGGAGCTGGCATTCAACACGTGGCACTCTATACCACAGACATTGTAAGTACTGCTGCAGTCATGGCCAAGTCTGGAGTAAACTTTGTCAAAACGCCCCTAGCGTATTACACGGATAAAAGAAAGGAGCAGGAGATACAGCAAACTGGGCAGGATCTTCAGCTCTTAAAGAatcatggtattcttctggatgCTGAAGTAGGTGGGGAAGGAGACAACAATGACTCTGCTGTTCTTCGGAAACCATACCTGATGCAGATCTTCACAAAGCCTCTCTTTAGAGAGGACACTTTCTTTCTGGAGCTCATAGAGCGATGTGGGGCTACAGGGTTTGGTGGGGGAAATGTCCGTGCTCTCTGGAAAGCTGTACAGAATTACATGGGCCAGAAGTAG
- the MUTYH gene encoding adenine DNA glycosylase isoform X1: MSKRRLSAHCKLGMQQNIGKQQKSPKKYEDDVTLCKGVPSQHSLCHTFSDAAEIKDFRKRLLTWYNKCKRDLPWRKMATSEADADRRAYAVWVSEIMLQQTQVASVISYYNRWMQKWPTLQELAEASLEEVNELWAGLGYYSRGKRLQEGACKVVSQMAGHMPRTAEELQKLLPGVGKYTAGAIASIAFGQVTGVVDGNVIRVLCRARTIGADPTSTAVADRLWALAHTLVDPAHPGDFNQAVMELGATVCTPKTPLCIECPVKQHCRAYHRAEKDLKVSAERLLGKPASKYSQLTDVEECANTTGSCSLCLPPSEPWDPSLGVANFPRKTTKKKPRIEHTATCVLQRRCIGGEPEYLIVQRPSSGLLAGLWEFPSLLLEPGQEKQPKSVLADHLQTWVGSDMAVGHLQHVGEVLHIFSHIRQTYVIYFLNLNKDERNWDREVELPASRWVTKTEFESSAISTAMKKILKAYEAWSSKISSDKVVKRKRDLKSEERSSCKRQLSLDSFFATDPKN, translated from the exons ATGAGTAAGCGTCGGTTATCAGCACACTGCAAGCTGGGAATGCAGCAGAACATTGGAAAGCAACAGAAATCACCAAAGAAATATGAAGATGATGTTACACTCTGCAAAG GAGTGCCCAGTCAACACTCTTTATGCCATACCTTCAGTGATGCAGCTGAGATCAAAGATTTCCGTAAGAGGTTACTCACCTGGTACAATAAATGTAAACGAGACCTTCCCTGGAGGAAAATG GCTACAAGTGAAGCAGATGCTGACAGACGAGCCTATGCTG TGTGGGTATCAGAGATCATGCTCCAGCAGACCCAAGTGGCTTCTGTGATCAGCTACTACAATCGCTGGATGCAG AAATGGCCAACTTTGCAGGAGCTCGCCGAGGCATCACTAGAG GAGGTGAACGAGCTATGGGCTGGGCTTGGCTACTATTCCCGAGGGAAGCGGCTCCAGGAAGGTGCGTGTAAG GTGGTGTCACAGATGGCAGGTCATATGCCCAGGACAGCAGAGGAACTGCAAAAGTTGTTGCCAGGAGTAGGGAAGTACACTGCAGGAGCTATAGCATCCATCGCATTTGGCCAG GTTACAGGTGTGGTGGATGGGAACGTAATTCGAGTCTTGTGCCGTGCACGAACCATTGGTGCTGACCCCACAAGTACAGCTGTTGCTGACAGACTTTG GGCTTTAGCACACACTCTGGTGGATCCAGCTCATCCAGGTGATTTTAATCAAGCAGTGATGGAATTGGGAGCAACTGTGTGTACCCCCAAAACACCATTATGCATTGAGTGTCCAGTGAAGCAGCACTGCAGAGCTTATCATAGA GCGGAGAAGGATTTGAAAGTTTCTGCCGAAAGACTGCTAGGAAAACCTGCCTCAAAGTACTCCCAGTTGACAGATGTGGAAGAATGTG CCAACACCACAGGGAGTTGCTCCCTCTGCCTACCTCCTTCAGAGCCATGGGATCCCAGTCTTGGTGTAGCCAATTTCCCTAGAAAGACTACTAAGAAGAAGCCTAGAATAGAACACACAGCCACATGTGTGCTGCAACGGAGATGCATTGGTGGGGAACCAGAGTACCTTATTGTGCAGAGACCCAGCTCAG GTCTGTTGGCAGGGCTGTGGGAGTTTCCTAGCCTCCTACTTGAGCCAGGGCAAGAGAAGCAACCAAAATCAGTGCTAGCAGATCACCTCCAGACTTGGGTTGGCAGCGACATGGCGGTGGGGCATCTGCAGCATGTTGGGGAG GTCCTCCATATTTTCTCCCATATCCGCCAAACATATGTGATCTATTTCTTGAACCTGAATAAAgatgagagaaactgggacagggAGGTGGAGCTGCCAGCATCCCGATGGGTGACCAAAACAGAATTTGAGAGTTCAGCCATCTCAACAGCCATGAAAAAG ATCTTGAAAGCCTATGAAGCATGGAGCTCTAAAATCAGTTCTGACAAG GTTGTTAAGCGGAAACGAGACTTAAAATCTGAAGAACGCAGTTCTTGTAAAAGGCAGCTTTCTCTGGATTCCTTCTTTGCAACAGATCCCAAAAACTGA